From the genome of Staphylococcus haemolyticus, one region includes:
- a CDS encoding tyrosine-type recombinase/integrase: protein MNQVEPIRNKDDIKKMYDVLKKKSDRDYLLFKLAIHTGIRLTDLLNLKVKDVKMIDQDEIKSSWIESCAPAIKILLPNDLREEVRRFIEYNKLMDDHLLFQSIRTHKELSRQQAYRIIHHAAEELGLCHIGLTTLRKTFAYHAYQSGISIAIIQKYLGHQTTQETVKFIGLSADDELHTIIALNL from the coding sequence ATGAATCAAGTTGAACCGATCAGAAATAAAGATGATATAAAAAAGATGTATGATGTATTAAAAAAGAAATCTGATAGAGATTATCTTTTATTTAAATTAGCTATACATACGGGCATACGTTTAACAGATTTATTAAATCTAAAAGTGAAAGACGTCAAAATGATTGATCAAGATGAAATAAAATCATCTTGGATTGAGTCATGTGCGCCTGCAATCAAAATCTTATTACCAAACGATTTACGTGAAGAGGTTAGAAGATTTATTGAATATAATAAGCTTATGGATGATCATTTATTATTCCAATCGATAAGAACACATAAAGAGTTATCTAGACAACAAGCTTACCGAATCATTCATCATGCCGCTGAAGAGTTAGGTTTGTGTCATATTGGATTGACCACTTTACGAAAAACATTTGCTTATCATGCTTATCAATCGGGTATTTCTATTGCAATCATACAAAAATATTTAGGTCATCAGACAACGCAAGAAACGGTGAAATTTATCGGGTTGTCTGCCGATGATGAACTACATACAATTATCGCTTTAAATTTATAA
- the sroA gene encoding sigS mRNA-stabilizing protein SroA: MNEISQLSVVCTHITHDASGKAKETKRRFTNLNTKATDSEIRSFVNIIAHLINETFDKVEVVKTQVLA, translated from the coding sequence ATGAATGAAATTTCACAATTATCTGTTGTTTGTACGCATATCACTCACGACGCAAGTGGTAAAGCGAAAGAAACAAAACGTCGTTTTACTAACTTAAACACTAAAGCCACAGATTCAGAAATCAGATCATTCGTCAATATCATTGCACATCTGATTAATGAAACATTCGATAAAGTTGAGGTGGTTAAAACACAAGTTTTAGCCTAA
- the mnhE2 gene encoding Na+/H+ antiporter Mnh2 subunit E, translating into MRQVVLNILIAFLWVLFQDEDSFQFSTFVSGFIIGLIVIYILHRFFGQAFYPKKIWIAIKFLGVYLYQLITSSISIINYILFKTRHMNPGLLTYETNLKNDWAITFLTILIIITPGSTVIRISKTTNKFFIHSIDVSEKEKESLLKSIKQYENLITEVSQ; encoded by the coding sequence ATGAGACAAGTTGTATTGAACATATTAATCGCATTTTTATGGGTACTGTTTCAAGATGAAGACTCATTTCAATTCTCTACCTTCGTATCTGGCTTCATCATTGGTTTAATAGTAATTTATATATTACATCGTTTCTTTGGGCAAGCTTTTTATCCTAAGAAGATATGGATTGCTATTAAGTTCTTAGGCGTGTATTTATATCAATTAATTACTTCTAGTATTAGTATTATTAATTACATTTTATTTAAAACGAGACATATGAATCCAGGGTTATTAACATATGAAACGAATTTAAAAAATGATTGGGCAATTACGTTTTTAACTATTCTAATCATTATTACGCCTGGTTCAACAGTTATTCGTATTTCGAAGACTACCAATAAATTCTTTATACACAGTATAGATGTTTCAGAAAAAGAAAAAGAAAGTCTGCTTAAAAGCATAAAACAATATGAAAACTTGATTACGGAGGTGTCACAATGA
- the mnhC2 gene encoding Na+/H+ antiporter Mnh2 subunit C encodes MNLILLLVIGFLVFIGTYMILSLNLIRIVIGISIYTHAGNLIIMSMGHYSNKMTEPLIHGSNTNYVDPLLQAIVLTAIVIGFAMTAFLLVLVYRTYRVTKEANIDVLRGEEDENEQ; translated from the coding sequence ATGAATTTAATATTATTACTTGTGATAGGATTTTTAGTATTTATAGGGACGTACATGATACTATCACTCAACTTAATTCGAATTGTTATAGGTATTTCGATTTATACGCATGCGGGAAATCTAATTATTATGAGTATGGGTCATTATAGTAATAAGATGACTGAACCTTTAATTCACGGCTCTAATACTAATTATGTGGATCCATTATTGCAGGCTATTGTTTTAACTGCGATCGTTATCGGATTTGCAATGACTGCCTTCTTACTAGTATTAGTTTATCGAACATACCGTGTTACTAAAGAAGCAAATATTGATGTATTAAGAGGAGAGGAGGATGAAAATGAACAGTAA
- the mnhF2 gene encoding Na+/H+ antiporter Mnh2 subunit F gives MIETLTNFFITSALVLFGIAFIIGLFRLIKGPTTADRVVAFDASSAVIMCIIGIVSVIYNTVSFLDSIMLVAIISFVSSVSISRFIGGGRVFNGTNKRNH, from the coding sequence ATGATTGAAACGCTCACGAATTTTTTTATTACAAGTGCATTAGTATTATTTGGCATAGCGTTCATAATTGGATTATTCCGTTTAATCAAAGGACCTACTACAGCTGATAGGGTTGTGGCATTCGATGCTTCCAGTGCTGTCATCATGTGCATTATAGGTATAGTTAGTGTTATTTATAATACTGTTTCATTCCTTGATTCCATAATGCTTGTTGCAATTATTTCATTTGTAAGTTCTGTATCTATTTCTAGATTTATAGGGGGAGGTCGAGTATTCAATGGCACAAATAAACGAAATCATTGA
- a CDS encoding DUF2922 domain-containing protein, whose product MSKTLELAFKTNLNKTAKLQFPQVNVVVSEADAKVAMDNIIKLNILQPTAGTPIKATSAKLIDVTSTTLFETK is encoded by the coding sequence ATGTCAAAGACTTTAGAACTTGCTTTTAAAACAAATTTAAATAAAACTGCTAAATTGCAATTCCCACAAGTTAACGTTGTTGTATCTGAGGCTGATGCTAAAGTTGCTATGGATAATATTATTAAACTTAATATTCTACAACCTACAGCTGGCACACCTATTAAAGCCACTTCTGCTAAATTAATAGACGTTACGAGTACTACTCTATTTGAAACTAAATAA
- a CDS encoding DMT family transporter produces MAFLFILGIVAGMMVPIQTSINSRLGRYTESSFYASTISFFVGTLFLFILNMIFNPKLFDGSFYSGHTIDYHWWVGGLLGVCFLTGNLLLLPRLGAALTVVMTVAGQIIMGVFIDTFGLLGASNHSFTFLKAVGIIILFFGILLMNYIPKNKLQEKTNHMFYVWLIIGFIFGFAPPLQTTINSGLAQQMHNSLFAALVSFTVGTLALFILTLIFNRSLKIKITHPDIGKIKPIHFIGGVLGVVFVTSNIILMPFLGAALTTIVAMLGQMLMGVIIDHFGLGVRKNPITLRKFSGLIAIAIGIILLRLF; encoded by the coding sequence GTGGCATTTTTATTTATACTCGGTATTGTGGCTGGTATGATGGTCCCAATCCAAACCTCAATCAATTCTCGCCTTGGACGATATACTGAATCATCTTTTTATGCATCTACCATTTCATTTTTCGTAGGTACACTATTTTTATTTATTTTAAATATGATTTTTAATCCTAAATTATTTGATGGTTCATTTTATAGTGGACATACAATTGACTATCATTGGTGGGTTGGTGGTCTACTAGGTGTTTGTTTCTTAACAGGAAACTTATTATTACTGCCTCGTTTAGGCGCAGCGTTAACTGTTGTCATGACAGTAGCTGGTCAAATCATCATGGGGGTCTTCATAGATACTTTCGGACTACTTGGCGCAAGCAATCATTCGTTTACTTTCCTAAAAGCAGTAGGTATCATAATCCTATTCTTCGGTATCTTATTAATGAACTATATACCTAAAAATAAACTCCAAGAAAAAACAAATCATATGTTTTATGTTTGGCTTATCATCGGCTTTATATTTGGGTTTGCGCCACCATTACAAACAACAATTAACAGTGGTCTAGCTCAGCAAATGCATAATTCGCTATTTGCCGCACTCGTATCTTTCACTGTTGGTACATTAGCATTATTTATTTTAACGTTAATATTTAACAGAAGTCTTAAAATTAAAATCACACACCCTGATATCGGTAAAATCAAGCCAATACATTTTATTGGTGGTGTTCTAGGCGTTGTATTTGTCACATCAAATATAATTCTGATGCCGTTTTTAGGTGCAGCACTGACAACTATTGTCGCAATGTTAGGTCAAATGTTAATGGGTGTTATCATTGATCATTTCGGTTTAGGCGTTCGCAAGAATCCAATAACACTTCGCAAGTTTAGTGGGCTAATTGCCATAGCTATAGGAATTATTTTGTTACGCCTCTTCTAA
- the mnhD2 gene encoding Na+/H+ antiporter Mnh2 subunit D, producing the protein MNSNLLVLPILLPLLCALVLVFTKEKNRLSKILYIGTMSVNTVISLCLLIYVLQHKPITLDFGGWAAPYGIQFLGDSLSLVMVTVASFVVTLIMSYGFGRGEDRVNRYYLPTFILFLTTGVIGSFLTSDLFNLYVMFEIMLLASFVLVTLGQSVEQLRAAIIYVVLNIVGSWLFLLGIGLLYKTVGTLNFSQVALRLDQIHDNKTIIIISIVFIVAFGSKAALVLFMWLPKAYAVLNTELAALFAALMTKVGAYALIRFFTLLFDQHTGVTHPLLVFMSCITMLIGAFGVIAYRDIKKVASYQVILSIGFVILGLGSNTFAGVHGAIFYLANDIIVKTMLFFIIGSLVYMSGYREYKYLCGLAKKEPFFGVAFVVMIFAIGGVPPFSGFPGKVLIFQGAIENGNFIGLALMIITSLLAMYSLFRILFIMYFGDNDGEQVDFNPLPKHRKTILGILVAVVLAMGIAAPVVMNATENATKLNMDDNYFHSIVNSHLKEGNK; encoded by the coding sequence ATGAACAGTAATTTATTAGTCCTTCCAATCCTATTACCATTGTTATGTGCATTAGTCCTTGTTTTTACTAAAGAGAAGAACAGGCTTTCAAAAATTTTGTACATTGGAACAATGTCTGTTAATACAGTTATTTCATTATGTTTATTGATATACGTCTTGCAACATAAACCCATCACGCTTGATTTTGGTGGTTGGGCAGCACCTTATGGTATCCAATTCTTAGGTGATTCACTGAGTTTGGTTATGGTTACAGTAGCGTCATTTGTTGTGACACTCATTATGTCATACGGATTTGGTCGTGGGGAAGATCGTGTTAATCGATACTACTTGCCTACTTTCATCTTATTCTTAACAACAGGCGTTATTGGCTCTTTCTTAACATCTGATTTATTTAACCTGTATGTAATGTTTGAAATCATGTTACTAGCTTCATTTGTATTAGTAACGTTAGGACAATCTGTCGAACAATTAAGAGCAGCCATTATTTATGTTGTATTGAATATCGTAGGATCATGGTTATTCTTGCTAGGTATTGGTTTATTATACAAGACGGTTGGAACATTAAACTTCTCACAAGTTGCTTTACGCTTAGATCAAATCCATGATAATAAAACTATTATTATTATTTCAATTGTATTTATAGTGGCCTTTGGTTCGAAAGCAGCCTTAGTACTATTTATGTGGTTGCCTAAAGCTTATGCAGTGCTCAACACTGAACTTGCCGCTTTATTTGCAGCGTTAATGACGAAGGTAGGTGCATATGCACTCATTCGCTTCTTTACACTTCTATTTGATCAACATACGGGTGTGACACATCCATTGTTAGTATTTATGTCATGTATCACAATGCTGATAGGCGCTTTCGGTGTTATTGCATATCGTGATATTAAGAAAGTGGCTTCATATCAAGTTATATTATCGATAGGTTTTGTCATTTTAGGTCTAGGTTCCAATACCTTTGCAGGTGTACATGGTGCTATCTTCTATCTAGCGAATGACATTATTGTGAAGACAATGTTGTTCTTTATTATAGGTAGTTTAGTTTATATGTCTGGTTACCGCGAATATAAATATTTATGTGGATTAGCTAAGAAAGAACCATTTTTTGGTGTTGCATTTGTTGTTATGATATTTGCGATTGGAGGCGTACCGCCATTTAGTGGTTTCCCAGGAAAAGTACTCATCTTCCAAGGTGCGATTGAAAATGGTAACTTCATTGGCTTAGCATTAATGATTATCACAAGTCTATTAGCAATGTATAGTCTGTTTAGAATTTTATTTATTATGTACTTTGGAGACAATGATGGTGAACAGGTTGATTTCAATCCGCTACCTAAGCACCGTAAAACGATTCTGGGTATATTAGTTGCAGTCGTACTTGCAATGGGTATTGCAGCGCCAGTTGTGATGAATGCTACTGAAAATGCAACAAAATTGAATATGGATGATAATTATTTCCATAGCATTGTCAATTCACATTTGAAGGAGGGGAATAAATGA
- a CDS encoding Na+/H+ antiporter subunit G, which translates to MAQINEIIELIAALLIFLGSIIAVISAIGIVKFQDVFLRSHASTKSSTLSVLLTLVGVLIYFTNEQSFFSVRLLLSIVFINLTSPVGMHLVARAAYRTGAYMYRKDDAPSRSSILLSSKEYNSTEELKNRARIREERREKIYYDVQKQRQKEKEKQQEENIESLSEARRETKD; encoded by the coding sequence ATGGCACAAATAAACGAAATCATTGAGTTGATTGCCGCGCTCCTTATATTTCTTGGTAGTATCATTGCTGTCATTAGTGCAATTGGAATTGTAAAATTTCAAGATGTCTTTTTACGAAGCCATGCATCTACTAAGAGTTCTACGCTATCTGTCTTACTAACATTAGTGGGTGTGTTAATTTACTTTACGAATGAACAAAGCTTCTTTAGTGTTAGGTTATTACTATCAATTGTTTTTATTAATTTAACATCGCCAGTTGGTATGCATTTAGTTGCCAGAGCAGCCTATCGTACAGGTGCATACATGTATCGTAAGGATGATGCACCAAGTCGATCTTCCATTTTATTAAGTTCTAAAGAATACAATTCTACAGAAGAACTTAAAAATCGAGCTCGAATTCGAGAAGAGCGTCGTGAAAAAATTTATTACGATGTTCAAAAGCAGCGACAGAAAGAAAAAGAAAAACAGCAAGAAGAAAATATCGAAAGTTTATCGGAAGCTAGAAGAGAAACTAAAGATTGA
- the mnhB2 gene encoding Na+/H+ antiporter Mnh2 subunit B yields the protein MKENDVVLRTVTKIVVFILLTFGFYVFFAGHNNPGGGFIGGLIFSSAFILMFLAFDVHEVLESLPIDFKKLMIVGAIISALTAIVPVFFGKSFLYQSEAYIHFPLLGELHVTTITLFELGILLTVVGVIVTIMLALSGGKS from the coding sequence ATGAAAGAAAATGATGTTGTGTTAAGAACCGTTACTAAAATCGTCGTATTTATTTTATTAACATTCGGCTTTTATGTTTTCTTTGCGGGACATAATAATCCTGGTGGCGGTTTTATAGGTGGTCTTATCTTTAGTTCGGCCTTTATCCTAATGTTCCTAGCTTTTGATGTACATGAAGTATTAGAAAGTTTACCTATTGATTTTAAAAAGTTAATGATTGTTGGTGCCATAATCTCAGCACTTACTGCAATCGTTCCGGTTTTCTTTGGTAAATCGTTCCTATACCAAAGTGAAGCATACATCCATTTTCCATTATTAGGTGAATTACATGTAACGACAATTACATTGTTTGAATTAGGGATACTGTTAACGGTTGTCGGCGTCATCGTAACAATTATGTTGGCCTTGAGTGGTGGTAAATCATGA
- a CDS encoding DUF4040 family protein, whose amino-acid sequence MSLVYLLGGLIVIMLVVLMTLFIKSLRRFAGYIALLAPILASGYFLAQIPNVLHGKFVEFKIPWMPAIDVNLDFRLDGLGLMFGLIISIIGVAVFFYATQYLSVNRDNLPRFFLYLLLFMFSMLGIVVSNNTILMYVFWELTSVSSFLLISYWYSNAESQLGAIQSFIITVLGGLALLTGFIMLYIITGTNTISELLTQSHSISEHALFIPMMIMLLIGAFTKSAQFPFHIWLPKAMAAPTPVSAYLHSATMVKAGIFLLFKFTPILGLSDSYIYIVTFVGLITMIFGSVTALRQYDLKGILAYSTISQLGMIMSMVGLGGGIAQHSSGPMAETYTLILFAGLFHLMNHAIFKCALFMGVGIIDHEAGTREIRRLSGMRKFFPKMNLVMTLAALSMAGVPLLNGFLSKEMFFDSLVSAIELQQFGLTLTIIVVAIGVIASIFTFVYAVYMLKETYWGEFDEKKVPKKHIHEPWLFSLPAIILMVMIPIIFFIPNFFTEHLVLPALRNVTNLGSSVDAIAPHVSQWHGVNLPLIFSVIVIIVGLILALKVNWKAITHQVIKYASITNSYRNVYRGFERYSGQMIRGLMNNRLNHYNIITVLIFSILIAYGIFQVGLPKLHQIEVSEFGPLEVILGIMISVVGIALVFIRQRLTMVILNGIIGYSVALFFLLMRAPDLALTQLVVETITTILFIVSFSRLPNIARTTVNMKKETIKIIVSFIMAGAVVTLIFIAQQGDGLESISKYYTNAYELTGGKNIVNAILGDFRALDTMFEGIVLIIAGLGIYTLLHYKDRRGQDERK is encoded by the coding sequence ATGAGCTTAGTATATTTACTAGGTGGACTAATAGTTATTATGTTAGTCGTCTTAATGACGCTGTTTATTAAGTCATTGAGACGGTTCGCTGGATATATTGCTTTGTTAGCACCTATTTTAGCTTCGGGATATTTCTTAGCCCAAATTCCTAATGTTCTACATGGAAAATTTGTAGAATTTAAAATTCCATGGATGCCCGCTATTGATGTTAATCTGGATTTTCGATTAGATGGTCTAGGATTAATGTTTGGATTAATTATCTCCATTATAGGGGTGGCAGTATTCTTCTATGCTACTCAATATTTATCTGTTAATAGAGATAACTTACCGCGTTTCTTCTTATATTTATTGTTATTCATGTTTAGTATGTTGGGTATTGTAGTCTCAAATAACACTATCTTAATGTATGTTTTCTGGGAATTAACAAGTGTATCGTCATTCCTATTAATTTCATACTGGTATAGCAATGCCGAAAGTCAATTAGGCGCCATTCAGTCATTTATTATCACTGTTTTAGGTGGTTTAGCCTTATTAACAGGATTCATTATGTTGTATATCATTACTGGTACAAATACGATTTCAGAATTACTTACTCAAAGTCATAGCATTAGTGAACATGCTCTATTTATACCAATGATGATAATGTTGTTAATAGGTGCATTTACGAAATCAGCTCAATTTCCATTCCATATTTGGCTACCTAAAGCCATGGCTGCACCAACCCCTGTAAGTGCCTATTTACACTCAGCTACTATGGTTAAAGCTGGTATCTTTTTACTATTTAAATTCACGCCTATCTTAGGTTTAAGTGATAGTTATATTTATATTGTTACTTTTGTAGGTTTGATTACAATGATATTTGGCTCTGTAACGGCCTTAAGACAATATGACTTAAAAGGTATCTTAGCGTATTCAACAATTAGCCAATTAGGAATGATAATGTCGATGGTTGGTCTAGGTGGAGGTATTGCGCAACATTCATCAGGTCCAATGGCAGAGACGTATACATTAATTTTATTCGCCGGTTTATTCCATTTAATGAATCACGCCATATTTAAATGTGCTTTATTTATGGGTGTCGGAATCATTGATCATGAAGCTGGTACGAGAGAAATTCGCCGATTAAGTGGAATGCGTAAATTCTTCCCTAAAATGAATTTAGTTATGACACTTGCTGCGTTATCAATGGCAGGTGTGCCGTTGTTAAATGGTTTCTTAAGTAAAGAGATGTTCTTCGATTCTCTAGTTAGCGCAATCGAACTTCAACAATTTGGTTTAACGTTAACGATTATTGTTGTAGCTATTGGTGTTATAGCAAGTATCTTTACTTTTGTGTATGCAGTTTACATGCTTAAAGAAACTTATTGGGGAGAATTTGACGAAAAGAAAGTGCCGAAGAAACATATTCATGAACCTTGGTTGTTCAGTTTACCTGCAATAATTTTAATGGTTATGATACCAATCATTTTCTTTATTCCCAACTTTTTCACTGAGCATTTAGTATTGCCGGCACTACGAAATGTTACCAATTTGGGTAGTAGCGTAGATGCAATAGCACCGCATGTTTCTCAATGGCATGGTGTTAATTTGCCACTCATTTTCAGTGTGATTGTTATTATAGTTGGTCTCATTTTAGCGTTAAAAGTAAACTGGAAAGCTATTACGCATCAAGTCATTAAATACGCTTCTATTACAAATTCTTATCGCAATGTGTATCGAGGATTTGAACGTTATTCAGGTCAAATGATTCGAGGTTTAATGAATAACAGATTAAACCATTACAATATTATAACGGTTCTTATTTTCTCTATATTAATTGCATATGGCATATTCCAAGTAGGTTTGCCAAAGTTACATCAAATAGAAGTTTCAGAATTTGGTCCATTGGAAGTTATTTTAGGCATTATGATTAGTGTTGTCGGTATAGCGTTAGTGTTTATTCGACAACGTTTAACAATGGTCATTTTAAATGGCATTATTGGTTACAGTGTTGCATTATTCTTCTTATTAATGAGAGCACCAGATTTAGCGTTAACTCAATTAGTAGTAGAAACAATTACGACCATTCTCTTTATTGTAAGTTTCTCTAGATTGCCAAATATCGCTCGTACAACAGTGAACATGAAAAAAGAAACAATCAAAATTATCGTATCATTTATTATGGCTGGAGCCGTAGTAACGCTCATATTTATTGCGCAACAAGGTGATGGTCTAGAGTCAATTTCTAAATATTATACGAATGCCTATGAATTGACTGGTGGTAAAAATATTGTAAATGCTATTTTAGGAGATTTCAGAGCCTTAGATACAATGTTTGAAGGTATCGTCTTAATTATTGCCGGTTTAGGTATTTATACATTATTACATTACAAAGATAGGAGGGGCCAAGATGAAAGAAAATGA